The following are from one region of the Paenibacillus antri genome:
- a CDS encoding pyridoxal-phosphate-dependent aminotransferase family protein has product MRRFADLSPSPRTILTPGPVEVDPRVLRAMSHSILGQFDPEFTSLMNETMQMLRETFVTANVWAYPVDGTSRSGIEAVLVSLISPGDRVLVPIYGRFGHLLHEIADRCGAEVATIEKEWGYVFDPEEVIAAIDDFRPAFVVMVHGETSTGRAQPLADIGRACRERGVLLIVDAVATIGGVPVETDGWMLDAVVGGTQKCLSIPAGMAPITYNAAAERKALARKRIEKGLLGAAAEPGDVLRPIRSNYLDLSQLQDYWSPLRLNHHTEMTSMLYALREGLRLVLEEGLEARFVRHRLHERALMAGLEAMGMRLYGDPSCKLTVVTCVLIPDGVDGESVRSMLLEAFGIEIASSFGPLRGRIWRIGTMGYSCNRKNVLHLLGAFEATLVRHGVTLPAGEAVQAALTVYESGEQP; this is encoded by the coding sequence ATGAGACGGTTTGCCGATTTGTCCCCTTCCCCCCGAACCATTCTGACCCCCGGCCCCGTCGAGGTCGATCCCCGCGTGCTGCGGGCGATGTCGCATTCGATCCTCGGTCAGTTCGATCCCGAGTTTACCTCGCTTATGAACGAGACGATGCAGATGCTTCGCGAGACGTTCGTTACGGCGAATGTGTGGGCCTATCCGGTGGACGGTACGTCCCGTTCCGGCATCGAGGCGGTGCTCGTCTCGCTCATCTCTCCCGGGGATAGGGTGCTCGTTCCGATCTACGGGCGATTCGGGCATCTGCTGCATGAGATCGCCGACCGCTGCGGCGCGGAGGTCGCGACGATCGAGAAGGAATGGGGGTACGTATTCGATCCGGAGGAAGTGATCGCCGCCATCGACGACTTCCGACCGGCCTTCGTGGTTATGGTGCACGGAGAGACGTCGACGGGGCGGGCGCAGCCGCTTGCGGATATCGGCCGCGCGTGCCGGGAGCGGGGCGTCCTTCTTATCGTCGATGCCGTCGCGACGATCGGGGGCGTGCCGGTCGAGACGGACGGTTGGATGTTAGACGCGGTCGTCGGCGGCACGCAGAAGTGCTTATCCATTCCGGCCGGCATGGCGCCGATTACGTATAACGCCGCGGCGGAGCGCAAGGCGCTCGCCCGCAAGCGGATCGAGAAGGGGCTGCTCGGTGCGGCGGCCGAACCGGGGGACGTCCTGCGGCCGATTCGGAGCAATTACTTGGACCTCAGCCAACTGCAGGACTACTGGAGCCCGCTGCGGTTAAACCACCATACGGAAATGACGTCGATGCTGTACGCGCTCCGCGAGGGTCTTCGCTTGGTGCTGGAAGAAGGGCTGGAAGCCCGCTTCGTCCGCCATCGGCTCCACGAGCGGGCGCTGATGGCCGGACTTGAAGCGATGGGCATGCGACTGTACGGCGATCCTTCTTGCAAGCTGACCGTCGTCACCTGCGTACTCATTCCCGACGGGGTCGACGGCGAATCGGTCCGGTCCATGCTGCTCGAGGCGTTCGGCATCGAAATCGCGAGCTCCTTCGGTCCGCTGAGAGGGCGGATTTGGCGCATCGGCACAATGGGGTACAGCTGCAACCGGAAGAATGTGCTCCACTTGCTCGGCGCGTTCGAAGCGACGCTCGTTCGGCACGGCGTGACGCTTCCTGCCGGCGAGGCCGTTCAGGCGGCGCTGACGGTGTACGAGAGTGGAGAACAGCCATAG
- a CDS encoding DUF1284 domain-containing protein — protein MSVKLRGHHLLCLLGFRGMGYSPAFAANMADVYERLRREPRTEIEIVQGPDDLCACYPEDKPYHCDAASVRERDDDVLRRLGYKRGDKAEWRDILASVKLHMQEEDIPRMCATCRWLPYGVCQEGVARIAAGEGLPPLPEKR, from the coding sequence GTGAGCGTCAAGTTGCGCGGACATCATCTTTTATGTTTATTAGGGTTTCGAGGCATGGGGTACTCGCCCGCTTTCGCGGCGAACATGGCGGACGTGTATGAACGGCTTCGCCGCGAACCGCGCACCGAAATCGAGATCGTACAGGGACCCGACGACCTATGCGCTTGTTACCCCGAGGATAAGCCGTATCATTGCGATGCGGCGAGCGTCCGGGAGCGAGACGACGATGTGCTGCGGCGGCTCGGCTACAAGCGAGGGGATAAGGCGGAATGGCGGGACATCCTTGCAAGCGTGAAGCTGCATATGCAAGAAGAGGATATTCCGCGCATGTGCGCGACTTGTCGATGGCTCCCGTATGGCGTCTGTCAGGAAGGCGTCGCCCGGATCGCGGCGGGCGAAGGATTGCCGCCGCTGCCGGAGAAGCGGTAA
- a CDS encoding ATP-binding cassette domain-containing protein produces the protein MTLRVNNLAVAGTDLPDRMIVRDVSFAAEDRAITLVVGRSGSGKSTLLRAMAGLTPPSVGNVTFDERPLWNGNRPDRKILQETALAFQFPEHQLFAPTVQGEFDYSLRPYRLPAEESAKRISSALESHNLPPAITSISPFQLSGGQKRRVALATIMATRTPWLFLDEPSAGLDGHALARFTAELSEWKSRCGIVLATHDLDAFLPIADRVVVLRDGELVADVASDTLAAQPELLLSSGVGLPEAMFAASMLCRAGVPVPPSALTPERMAEAIAANARGASKRSLGGDANLVPAMSSAEHDSESSRDEGDRRGFLYRTDALRKWLAYTLVSVGIVLQTGWTGVAAVLPLAFGCMSALTAVDRKRLFRLCKPLFWLMAFAVAFSGIRFGTPFGFSFEPAIETFRRLFAFFEITAFGLVFTLSTSTADMKTGLERGLRPLKRIGFPVEVLALSASLVLRFIPLILEEADRFAAIAMTRGKRGAKPGQVHLLDLPVFVIPLLIALIQAVEDLIVALEMKGFMQPNRFKSVPRYVLGLEGNARREKQIVWAGLSMFTLLLVIRVIEEVSL, from the coding sequence ATGACCTTGCGGGTAAACAATCTAGCCGTGGCGGGTACGGACTTACCGGATCGCATGATTGTACGCGATGTCTCCTTCGCGGCGGAAGACCGCGCGATCACGCTTGTCGTCGGCCGGTCAGGCTCCGGTAAGTCGACGCTGTTGCGAGCGATGGCCGGTCTGACGCCGCCTTCCGTCGGGAACGTGACGTTCGACGAACGGCCGCTGTGGAACGGCAACCGTCCGGATCGTAAGATCCTACAGGAAACCGCGTTAGCCTTCCAATTTCCCGAGCATCAATTGTTCGCGCCTACCGTGCAGGGCGAATTCGATTATTCCCTACGGCCCTATCGTCTGCCTGCCGAAGAAAGCGCCAAGCGCATCTCGTCGGCGCTCGAGAGCCACAACCTTCCCCCCGCCATAACGTCCATCTCCCCCTTTCAGTTAAGCGGCGGGCAGAAGCGGCGCGTGGCGTTGGCGACGATCATGGCGACGCGGACGCCTTGGTTGTTCCTCGACGAGCCTTCCGCCGGTTTGGACGGACACGCGCTCGCGCGCTTTACCGCGGAGCTATCGGAGTGGAAGAGCCGCTGCGGCATCGTGCTTGCGACGCATGACTTGGATGCGTTCCTGCCCATCGCCGATAGGGTCGTCGTCCTCCGCGACGGGGAACTCGTCGCGGATGTCGCGTCGGATACGTTAGCCGCGCAACCTGAACTGCTCCTGTCTAGCGGGGTCGGTCTCCCGGAGGCGATGTTCGCGGCATCGATGCTCTGCCGGGCGGGCGTTCCCGTCCCTCCGAGCGCCTTAACGCCGGAGAGGATGGCCGAAGCGATCGCGGCAAACGCGCGGGGGGCGTCGAAGCGTTCGCTCGGCGGCGATGCGAATCTGGTTCCCGCGATGTCTTCGGCGGAACACGATTCCGAATCGTCCCGAGATGAGGGGGATCGACGGGGCTTTCTTTACCGCACGGATGCTCTGCGGAAGTGGTTAGCATATACGCTCGTGTCCGTCGGCATCGTCTTACAGACCGGTTGGACCGGCGTAGCGGCCGTGCTGCCGCTCGCTTTCGGCTGCATGTCCGCCTTGACGGCCGTCGATCGGAAACGGCTGTTTCGCCTTTGCAAGCCTCTCTTTTGGCTTATGGCGTTCGCCGTCGCCTTCTCCGGCATTCGATTCGGAACGCCCTTCGGCTTCTCCTTCGAGCCGGCGATCGAGACGTTCCGCAGGCTGTTCGCATTTTTCGAGATTACCGCATTCGGTCTTGTCTTCACCTTATCGACGAGTACAGCCGACATGAAAACCGGGCTCGAACGCGGGCTTCGTCCGTTAAAGCGCATCGGCTTCCCCGTGGAGGTGCTGGCCCTAAGCGCGTCTCTCGTGCTCCGATTTATCCCGCTCATTCTCGAAGAGGCGGATCGATTCGCCGCAATCGCGATGACGCGCGGCAAGCGAGGCGCGAAGCCGGGGCAAGTCCATCTACTCGACCTCCCCGTTTTCGTCATCCCTCTGCTGATTGCATTGATTCAAGCCGTCGAGGATCTTATCGTCGCGCTGGAGATGAAAGGATTTATGCAACCGAACCGGTTCAAGTCCGTCCCTCGGTATGTCTTGGGCTTGGAAGGAAACGCGCGACGAGAGAAGCAAATCGTTTGGGCGGGTCTATCGATGTTTACATTGCTTCTAGTTATTCGCGTTATAGAGGAGGTATCGCTGTGA
- a CDS encoding ATP-binding cassette domain-containing protein: MEKIAVTLREATVHYVGASSARISALERVSLDLYRGSWTALVGRNGGGKSTLSKALAGIAPLSEGRRSVGEDVSVHMVLQQPETQILGETVIEELALCASRELETSAPDHVRSRWEELLRGLGLTVPLDALVKRLSGGQKQLLNVAGCLVAGADCIVFDEATSMLDPASRQAVLNAAVSLHRSGRTIVWTTHRMEEVAAAERVLVLEHGRIVYDGGVETFFYGDGEAAPCKSLGFEPPFVVRTAKALLALGYPLASRPLRPEALAEAVTTA; encoded by the coding sequence ATGGAAAAGATTGCAGTTACGTTACGCGAAGCGACCGTACATTACGTCGGCGCATCGTCGGCGAGGATTTCGGCGTTGGAGCGCGTTTCGCTAGATTTATATAGAGGGTCTTGGACCGCCCTCGTCGGTCGCAACGGCGGCGGTAAGAGTACGCTGTCGAAAGCGCTGGCCGGGATCGCGCCGCTCTCGGAGGGACGCAGAAGCGTTGGCGAGGACGTCTCCGTTCACATGGTGCTGCAGCAACCGGAGACGCAAATATTGGGCGAGACGGTGATCGAAGAACTGGCTCTGTGCGCTTCGCGGGAGTTGGAAACTTCGGCACCGGACCACGTCCGCTCCCGCTGGGAGGAACTGCTGCGCGGGCTTGGCTTGACGGTCCCGCTTGACGCGCTTGTCAAGCGGCTGTCCGGCGGACAGAAGCAGTTGTTGAACGTAGCGGGCTGCCTGGTCGCCGGTGCGGATTGCATCGTATTCGACGAAGCCACGTCGATGCTCGACCCCGCCTCCCGACAAGCGGTGCTGAACGCGGCCGTATCGCTGCATCGAAGCGGTCGAACGATCGTATGGACGACGCATCGGATGGAAGAGGTCGCGGCCGCGGAGCGCGTCTTGGTGCTGGAGCATGGACGGATCGTCTATGACGGAGGCGTCGAAACTTTCTTCTACGGAGACGGCGAAGCGGCTCCCTGCAAGTCGCTGGGCTTCGAGCCGCCTTTCGTCGTTCGTACGGCGAAGGCGCTTCTCGCGCTCGGTTACCCGCTCGCGTCTCGTCCGTTGCGTCCGGAAGCGCTTGCGGAGGCGGTGACGACGGCATGA
- a CDS encoding biotin transporter BioY, whose protein sequence is MKQSFSLRGVAFSALFAALVVVFGYISIPLGFTPVPITLQTLAVMLAGGLLGARYGFFSMMLIVVLTALGLPLLGGRGGIAALLGPTGGYVVAWPFAALLIGFVVGKVRSTGWAGYAVVFLAMACFGSLLLYVTGVPWLAHSLNLPLSKALAGGFYPYIPGDLIKAFAATAITVALRRAFPQERLTGQGSYVVREQEAPSLRR, encoded by the coding sequence TTGAAACAGTCGTTTTCTTTGCGAGGAGTGGCTTTTAGCGCCCTGTTCGCCGCGCTGGTCGTCGTATTCGGGTATATCAGCATTCCGCTCGGTTTTACGCCGGTGCCGATCACGCTGCAGACGCTTGCCGTGATGCTCGCCGGGGGATTGCTCGGAGCGCGTTACGGCTTTTTCAGCATGATGCTTATTGTCGTACTAACGGCGCTTGGACTTCCGTTGCTGGGTGGGAGGGGCGGGATCGCGGCGCTGCTCGGGCCGACTGGAGGGTACGTCGTTGCGTGGCCGTTCGCAGCGCTCTTGATCGGTTTCGTCGTCGGGAAGGTACGTTCCACGGGTTGGGCTGGATACGCTGTCGTCTTCCTCGCCATGGCGTGCTTCGGTTCGCTCCTTCTGTACGTGACCGGCGTGCCGTGGCTTGCTCATTCGCTCAATCTGCCGCTGTCGAAAGCGTTGGCAGGAGGGTTTTATCCATACATCCCAGGGGATTTGATTAAAGCTTTCGCGGCTACCGCGATTACCGTGGCGCTTCGGCGAGCGTTCCCGCAAGAGCGGCTGACCGGGCAAGGGAGTTACGTCGTTCGCGAGCAGGAGGCCCCGTCGTTACGCCGATAA
- the glgP gene encoding alpha-glucan family phosphorylase — protein sequence MSSCVAYFSAEFGIDETLPIYSGGLGVLAGDHIKAANDLDLPLIGVGIFYSQGYFQQRIREDGVQEHLFPRIDPLTSPVKPVLTSDGRPLSVEVPIADRKVVLTAWSAVVGRVTVYLLSSDVDRNQEQDRRLTDHLYPGDPDTRISQEIILGIGGVRLLRALGIRPGVWHLNEGHSAFLALERIRELSAEGTSFDTALEAVKASTLFTTHTPVPAGHDVFGLELMDRYFGDYYWQLGADREKVLALGRIGDGFNMTRLAVTVSTKVNGVSKLHEEATKELLHRWMPHIPKEDIPVDSITNGIHLGTWLSPGMKALFDEYLDNLWEKKIADPKTWLPIRSIPASALWEQHLRNRSGMIERLGLPIAAPSVGKTLIVGFARRFATYKRANLLFHDLERLDRIVNDPSRPVCFIFAGKAHPSDRPGQELIKKIVEVSQSERFKGRIFVVENYDMEKAKALVQGVDVWLNTPAKPMEASGTSGQKAAVNGVLNCSVLDGWWCEGYNGRNGWAIDGATEGSDQERIRADSAALYELFESRIVPLYYDRDEQGIPTEWVAMMKESICSLAPVFNTQRMVDEYWKQLYAPVMTRGRYFAADGLEVAARVAAYKRFIRDNWHEVRVGRTGVSSLRVTKIGLTMVRFEAEIALGPIWHKDVKVEAVGSGKNGIWKTKLTLAKSLDNGMYRYEGSLFIDSDSLWLAKSNIRVIPVSKDFGNDFEMELTAWGDT from the coding sequence ATGTCGAGCTGCGTGGCCTATTTTTCCGCCGAATTCGGCATCGATGAAACGCTGCCGATTTATTCCGGCGGCCTTGGCGTGTTGGCGGGAGACCATATTAAGGCTGCTAACGATTTGGATCTCCCGCTAATCGGGGTCGGGATTTTTTATAGTCAGGGGTACTTCCAACAGCGAATTCGCGAAGACGGCGTGCAAGAACATCTCTTCCCCCGGATCGACCCGCTAACCTCTCCCGTTAAGCCGGTCCTTACATCGGACGGCCGCCCCTTATCGGTCGAGGTCCCGATCGCCGATCGCAAAGTCGTCTTGACCGCCTGGTCCGCGGTAGTCGGACGGGTGACGGTCTACTTATTAAGCTCCGATGTGGACCGAAATCAAGAGCAGGACCGACGATTAACCGATCATCTGTATCCGGGCGACCCGGACACTCGCATCAGTCAGGAAATCATTCTGGGCATCGGCGGCGTCAGATTGCTCCGCGCGTTAGGCATTCGCCCCGGAGTTTGGCATCTTAACGAGGGGCATTCCGCTTTCTTGGCATTGGAACGGATTCGAGAATTGTCGGCCGAGGGGACGTCATTCGATACGGCGCTGGAAGCAGTGAAGGCGAGTACGTTGTTTACCACGCACACTCCGGTTCCGGCCGGGCACGACGTATTCGGGTTGGAACTCATGGATCGTTATTTCGGGGATTATTATTGGCAGCTCGGCGCGGACCGGGAGAAGGTGTTGGCGCTGGGCCGCATCGGCGACGGTTTTAATATGACGCGCCTTGCCGTTACGGTATCTACGAAGGTGAACGGCGTGAGCAAACTTCACGAAGAGGCAACCAAAGAATTGCTTCATCGATGGATGCCGCATATTCCGAAGGAAGACATCCCGGTCGATTCGATTACGAACGGCATTCATCTCGGCACCTGGTTATCGCCGGGCATGAAAGCGTTGTTCGACGAGTATCTCGATAATTTATGGGAGAAAAAAATCGCGGATCCGAAAACTTGGCTTCCGATTCGATCGATACCGGCTTCCGCGTTATGGGAGCAGCATCTTCGGAACCGGTCCGGTATGATCGAACGGCTGGGTCTCCCGATCGCGGCTCCCTCCGTCGGGAAGACGTTGATCGTCGGCTTCGCGAGACGATTCGCAACGTATAAGAGAGCTAATCTGTTGTTTCACGATTTGGAACGTCTGGATCGCATCGTCAACGACCCGTCGCGTCCCGTATGCTTTATCTTTGCGGGTAAAGCCCATCCTTCCGACCGGCCGGGTCAAGAACTCATTAAGAAAATCGTAGAAGTCTCGCAATCCGAGCGATTCAAAGGGCGCATTTTCGTTGTGGAGAACTATGATATGGAAAAAGCGAAGGCGTTGGTCCAAGGGGTTGACGTCTGGCTGAATACGCCGGCGAAGCCGATGGAAGCAAGCGGAACGAGCGGTCAAAAAGCGGCTGTAAACGGCGTTCTGAACTGCAGCGTTCTTGACGGCTGGTGGTGCGAGGGGTATAACGGCCGAAACGGCTGGGCGATCGACGGAGCGACGGAAGGAAGCGATCAGGAACGAATTCGCGCGGACAGCGCGGCTTTATACGAGTTGTTCGAGAGCAGGATCGTCCCGTTGTACTACGACCGCGACGAACAGGGCATTCCGACGGAATGGGTCGCCATGATGAAAGAATCGATATGTTCGTTGGCACCGGTCTTCAATACGCAGCGAATGGTCGACGAATACTGGAAACAGTTGTATGCTCCTGTCATGACTCGAGGCAGGTATTTCGCCGCCGATGGCCTAGAGGTTGCTGCCAGGGTAGCTGCTTATAAGCGATTTATCCGCGACAACTGGCATGAAGTTCGGGTCGGCAGGACGGGCGTTTCGTCTCTACGGGTCACGAAAATCGGTCTCACCATGGTTCGCTTCGAGGCGGAGATCGCATTAGGACCGATCTGGCATAAAGACGTTAAAGTGGAAGCGGTCGGTTCTGGAAAGAACGGGATCTGGAAAACGAAGCTCACCTTAGCGAAGTCGTTGGATAATGGCATGTATCGTTACGAGGGCTCTCTGTTTATCGACTCTGACTCCTTGTGGCTGGCGAAGAGCAATATTCGGGTCATCCCCGTCAGTAAAGATTTCGGCAACGACTTCGAGATGGAGCTGACGGCCTGGGGTGACACATAA
- a CDS encoding helix-turn-helix domain-containing protein, with translation MKNNWFNRLLLSYLPVFFIVIAVLIVTFFFTVSELVKRQAEQSSRVFSQNIQQTVNDALFSIDLMLRKELENNAKIRQYFADDIPLSNHFQMYEVIRELDHLKLMQPIIDNIYLYRKSDDLVLGTPTVPLEQFADREFLKAYIDQPVPFSWTNVRSFKLMETADTSTNVVTLVRKVPLLTGELGIAVVNVKVQTLALMLEPMLRSNLNYTILLDGVGQTVFTTEASQGGTTHAQVAFSSVVSEYTNWEVRSGLRDGFLFQFVSTLGYIWVGVGLITVAAGTIWLLYVSRRNYKPIESLMHRLNDYLGQRSSHLLKGADAFSLIGSAIDELIEESSLFAKQQKQSQTYRRRVLIRELIEGRGNVNKEEWLEASKALLGAERNIAEIRVVVIEMDKYQEFIKGYSDRDQYLLKFVLSRVMEEAASQLGMVVWSDWNRPEQLSVLLFLEQPQPQSVYVDLCETVRAWVDEHVDYTVTIGIGSTAERLGDVVQSHQEAVEALNYKSTLGNNKVIGYWDIWSRPHGETFDQLQKIRALSQSFRMGERKWEQELNSLFRDLKSGVWSRDEIADLMNFLQFNLYREIVEFSSDLQEDWQESIQPQLIAAVSGFESLDELHARFEMLLRETATKINGVRERRGNQPMIDSIKAFVDENYHDPSLSLQQLGDVFQYSPAHLSTMFKEEIGEKFIDYLVKIRIREARRLLEGSADPVQVIAAKVGYLHSISFIRVFKKLVGKTPGDYRKELLIASSQ, from the coding sequence ATGAAAAATAACTGGTTTAACCGACTTTTGCTTTCTTACTTACCGGTGTTTTTCATCGTCATCGCAGTCTTGATCGTCACCTTCTTCTTTACCGTCAGCGAGCTGGTCAAGCGCCAAGCGGAGCAGTCGAGCCGGGTGTTTTCCCAGAACATCCAGCAGACGGTTAACGATGCCTTGTTTTCGATAGACTTGATGCTTCGTAAGGAGCTGGAGAACAACGCAAAGATCAGGCAGTACTTCGCCGACGACATCCCGCTATCGAATCATTTCCAAATGTACGAGGTCATTCGCGAGTTGGATCACTTGAAGCTCATGCAGCCGATCATCGACAACATCTATTTGTACCGTAAGAGCGATGATCTTGTGTTGGGCACGCCGACCGTTCCGCTGGAGCAATTCGCCGATCGAGAATTTCTTAAAGCTTACATCGATCAGCCGGTTCCCTTCTCATGGACCAATGTCAGAAGCTTCAAACTCATGGAAACCGCGGACACGAGCACGAACGTCGTTACCTTGGTTCGGAAGGTGCCGTTGCTGACGGGGGAACTAGGGATCGCGGTCGTGAACGTCAAAGTGCAAACCTTGGCGCTCATGCTGGAGCCGATGCTTCGCTCGAATTTGAATTACACGATTCTTCTTGACGGTGTGGGGCAGACCGTATTCACGACGGAAGCCTCCCAGGGAGGAACGACTCACGCTCAGGTAGCCTTCTCTTCCGTTGTATCCGAATATACGAATTGGGAAGTCAGAAGCGGACTGCGGGACGGCTTCCTGTTTCAGTTCGTCTCGACTTTGGGATATATTTGGGTTGGCGTCGGGCTTATCACGGTCGCGGCGGGAACGATATGGCTTCTTTATGTGTCTCGAAGGAATTATAAACCGATCGAATCCTTGATGCATCGGTTGAACGACTATCTTGGGCAACGAAGCTCGCATCTTCTGAAGGGCGCCGACGCATTCAGCCTGATCGGATCGGCGATCGATGAATTGATCGAGGAGTCCAGCCTATTCGCGAAACAACAGAAGCAAAGCCAAACGTATCGGAGACGCGTCCTGATTCGCGAGCTCATCGAAGGCCGCGGCAACGTTAATAAAGAAGAATGGCTGGAAGCGTCGAAGGCGTTGCTCGGCGCGGAGCGGAACATTGCGGAAATTCGAGTCGTCGTGATCGAGATGGATAAATACCAAGAGTTTATTAAGGGATACTCCGACCGCGATCAGTATTTGCTGAAGTTCGTACTCAGCCGAGTCATGGAGGAAGCGGCAAGCCAGCTCGGAATGGTCGTGTGGAGCGATTGGAATCGTCCGGAGCAGCTCTCCGTCCTGTTGTTTCTTGAACAACCGCAGCCCCAATCGGTCTATGTCGACCTGTGCGAGACCGTTCGAGCGTGGGTTGACGAGCATGTCGACTACACGGTGACGATCGGTATCGGCTCCACCGCGGAGCGGCTCGGCGATGTCGTTCAGAGCCATCAAGAAGCCGTAGAGGCGCTAAACTATAAGTCGACGCTTGGCAACAACAAGGTAATCGGCTATTGGGACATCTGGTCGCGGCCGCACGGGGAAACCTTCGATCAGCTGCAGAAGATCCGCGCCCTCTCTCAATCGTTCCGCATGGGGGAGCGAAAGTGGGAACAGGAGCTGAATTCGTTATTTCGCGACCTGAAGTCAGGGGTATGGTCGCGCGACGAGATCGCGGATTTGATGAACTTCTTGCAGTTTAATCTGTATCGCGAAATCGTCGAGTTCTCAAGCGACCTGCAGGAGGATTGGCAGGAGTCGATTCAGCCGCAACTGATCGCGGCCGTCTCCGGTTTCGAATCGCTCGATGAGCTGCATGCCCGCTTCGAGATGCTTCTTCGGGAGACGGCAACGAAGATCAACGGCGTGCGCGAACGAAGGGGCAATCAACCGATGATCGATTCGATCAAAGCTTTCGTCGACGAGAATTATCATGACCCCTCCTTGTCGCTGCAGCAGCTGGGGGATGTATTTCAGTACAGCCCGGCCCACTTAAGCACCATGTTTAAGGAAGAAATCGGCGAGAAGTTTATCGATTACTTGGTTAAGATTCGGATTCGCGAAGCGCGCAGGCTGCTTGAAGGTTCGGCGGATCCCGTGCAAGTGATCGCCGCTAAGGTAGGGTACTTGCATTCTATTTCTTTCATTCGCGTATTCAAGAAGCTGGTAGGCAAGACGCCGGGCGATTATCGCAAGGAGCTGCTGATCGCCTCGAGCCAATAA